The genomic segment AATGCGAATGtctcaaaatatgtatacacacacacacaaataataCTACATTTGAGGGGAAGGGCAAATGTTTGAAAATCGTAATATTCgcactataaaattaatatatttgtacacttcctatttttatgaatatattatttatgatccAAACAcacagaataaaattttttaatgataaaacgtTTTTCTCGATTGTAATAAACTCAACCTCGGCTATTTTTACAGGCGGATAAAATAGCTCTATTGAACGTGAGTGAGATCTAAACGTAGAGTAAGTCTTACGTCGTGTTCGTCATAATGAGCTCTTTTATGAAAGTATACGTACAATTGAAACGAGGATTAACGACGATTAGCGGAGACAAACCGGAAATAAATATCGTCGAGAAGCGTTCgtgcatttttcatttatgcGGATAACGAGTTCCATATTTGTAAAACagtctctttttcttaaatgcATTAAATGCAATGACTTTCGATTATAGTCGCGCGCGAAAGCGCATTCTCGAAATATTTGTTCAAGTTTAActcttgtatgtatatttttgtcgCACTTTCACAACGCCAGTCTGCAAGATTTCGACATTGTAATATCGTAATGCGCTattgtataaaagatatattttgcttaattaatagttaatttcttaaatatttttttatttagcagaaaactaaaaagtatattaatgacttgaaaaatttattatttcattataaaaaagataaatgatatttaatatattaattagctATTTCCAAGAATATTGAAGAGCCACAATCCTTCGATCTTTcgttttttctcaaaattaattgttttgaatatttcttctgaaattattaaaagatgtcaaagttttttgttatcaaatttttatctttcctatattatttatttacttttataaaatatttatagtttaaagaatttatttgtgtaaaatgcaacataaattatcaaaacattGCAGAAAATGATATGTATAATGACGCTTGATTGTAGACTTGCGTAGTTCACTTGTGTAAAtccaaatataattacaaaaatatgttaaaattatattggacATATATTTCCATAGGtagttatatgtatgttaggattaatttttttacgcacGAACACAGTAACTTAAATTTCCGATCTATTGCAATACATTCTCgggaattaatattttataattaatattatagattttgcAACGtacaaatttgattatttattatatgtatatcgaacATGTACTTACAATTAGCTTTGCTGCTCCAGCTTAGCATAAGCATAAGagaataactattataatgaAAAGCAAATGGCAACGCATACGCATAATCTAAAAAACTGCCATAATTGAATGACAGAGTGTGCACAAAATTTCATATGAATGAGAGAAAGGGGAGAATTAAAAGCGGaacataaattaagaaaaatattcagtcAGTTCTTGAGTGTTCAAGAAAGTAGATTTTGTGCATGGTTATCTTATACACAATactgcgataaaaaaaatttaaactaattaatagGTAAATCTATTGTTACGCGTTATTACAGTCTTGTTTAATTTGTGATACTATGGTATTACGAACAcagtataataatgttatgcCATTTAACATATGTAAGAAGACATTTTGGCGAGATAGCATCACGCAAGAAAAAGGCGTTTTGTTAGTGAGTCGTAAATTACGATTTTTTATGagtataacaattaatatttttttaaaaaagtactaaATCGTACATCGACTTGAGATATGTcaagaagaattttattaattaacgaaATGTGAATGTTAACTAGCGAAAGATTGCGTTTGATCTTTGTTCCttattaaataactaataaatgaaaggaaaaaaactaATCAATTCAGCAAAAAACTAATAAGTGAAAGAAAAAACTGCTGACAAAACAAGAAGAAGCTTCCGATCTTTTTGTACTAATATAaatgcgatatttttttctacaaagatATCATTGCTactgcattttttattcttattttttatcaacttaACAAGCGGAcaaaggttttttttatatatcaaaccCACAATGCTTTTATAATGAGAAACCACATCAATTCCAGTATCCATggttttgcaatatttaatcttttataaatctatgTAATTTTCTATAGAAAAAGTGGCTTTATTGACGATGAGCGCATAATTAGCGCAGTAAGGACAACATTCGCGTGcgattttcttaaatttttgacaatattttaatatgtgcatcgtgttattttttattattttaatttaaaattcaaattgctttaaaaataaaaataaaatttttgtaaattaaaaattagcgAAAAAGTGCTAAAGAATGTTGCAAAGATATCTTCTGAACATTTTTGTGTCGTACAATAGATTTTGCGTAAATCGCAAACAGccatataaaattgcataacacaatgctaaataataaaacgatacTTTACGTGTTCATAGAAGGATGATCTGCGCATGTCATTATTGTGTAATCATCTACCGTCATGTATCACAATTTCATATTCTCTGGGCGCACttcaaagatttaaagaaAGCGTAAAAGACTGCGACGCAGTTAAAAAGTATCGCGTCATGTACCTAAACATTACGAACTCTGTAATgattctcattatatttttgtacataattGGGAAAAATTTTACGAGAGAATAAAGCGATTGAATGAAAGTAATATTACTTGGCGTATTCGAAAaccatgaaaattaataattcacttaaataaaaaaaaataatatatattactgaatatacaaaaaaattgctcgattctatatataatttcatatttgttatataatttttggaaatttaaacaaacttgaaaattgtaaaataataggataagtatatatacatatattatatatatatatatatatatatatatatatatatatatatatattacttcacttaatttacttaaagtaaaaaattaaatatacacaattcagtttttaattttctcttcatttttttttaataaaatcaatctttgttgttatgtttattaaaattgagaaaaatgcggaaaaataatataattaatattaatatatatatatattaataatataagtaatagtaataatatatattaataatataattaaatgtttgccGGAACATggtaaaaatgtgaaaatctCAGTTTTTCGAGGTacatgattaatattaatatattattaacgttaAAACGTTGCAGATGTACAACGCAtggctttattatattaaacatttatcgagcgttattcatatattataaaacgacGTATACATACCTGGCAATGATCGCAGGCCATTTGAATCCAATGCACTCCTGATTTATGCGAAGACATAACGCGAAGTGGATTTATCGAAATCGCGCTCAATATAACGAGACGATCACACGCGATGTTTATTACACTTACGTACGGCACTTTCGCGAGACACTTTATCGCGCGCGAGACACTTTCGAACGGTAAAATAATCGCGAAAACTAGATTTAATACGAAGCGCGATTCGATGCAACTCCGTCGCGTCTCGTGACCGGATTCAAAATGTAACGGAACTTGCGATTCTCGAAGTATCGAAATTGCGATTCTCGAAGTATCGAAACGACCGAGGCAGCGGACCAATCAGAGACTTGCTCCTTCGTGTGTTAGTTGCACTTCGTGTACGTAGCTCTATTTCTCtgcaacaataaatatatatctattttattctcgatgtaaaaaaaagtaatatgaaaaaaaatgcaaaagtaaaaaatagattttgcaggtttcttcattttttttatagatctaAAGAGAAATGAATACGAaagtataattgaaataatcagAGAAAACAGAATTCaaagcaaattttaataaatatccgaAATGTGatccaaaatatatatatatatatatatatatatatatatatatatatatatatatatatacaaatatataatttatattacctAACAAACACCTTCGTGATTGATGCGGGGTTATTTGACAAGAGATCGGAGCAAATATCTGATATTAAAATCTCACCGATGTATGCGCACGTCCTTCGAGGAGGTACTCCAAAACCGGAAATGATTAGCGCGCGACTTCCGCTCAAACCGAACGCTGCTCCGACTTCCGACTCGACTCGCGTAGTACGTGTGGAAATATGGCGCCCGAATGAAGGACGCTGAACGCGAGTACCTGCCAGATTAGCCGTCGCGTTTGtacacatatacgtatatattctcACAGAGGTGTCTGGAAAAGTCAGCCTGACCCTTCGGCAGAATGAGCAATCTGCCTTTTGGCGGCGGCAAGAACCCACCTTGGGTCCGTAATGCAGGTGGGTCGTGTTACCATCGCTTGCTTTCCGCAACGAGAATCGAGATCACCTTGGTCGTTGTCCCGTGTGCGATACGAGGTGTAAACGATGTCGTCAAATTCCTTTCCGGTTGACGCGAGTTGACAGTTGACGGCCCGCCTTCGATCTATTATGCAAGCGTGCTACATCATTCGCGATGTTCTGTTCGAAAATCCTTGCGAGGATCGTTCTCGATTTTCCGATGACCTCTAAAGTATAGTGATCAGTGAAACGATGCGATATCTCTAGGGGAACTCTGTTATTTactcctttttatttttattgtcttttttttctttcaacgtTTTTGTGTGTCATTTATATCTCTCGGGaaacttttagtttaaatatcaAGCttcttatataacatttttaatacataataatattgtacaattatcCGATATGACAGTAaggcaatattaaaattttgattgatatgatttatatcatgatatataatgattttaactGTATTTGTGGAAGGCCAAGGTATACAGAATATCCAGCAGCAAATGTTAGGTCAAGCCATGGGCAGCATCGGAGGGCAGCCAATGGTCCAGTACCAACAGCAAACTCAACAAGTGTATCAACAAAGTTTGGGACTACAGCAGGTAGATAttgagaattaatattttcatgcaATTGATACAAGTTGATTAATTGTCTTTAAtgagttaaatataaatgattctatatctattttatgcGTAGCCTAATATCACTATGGCATCAATGGCAACCCTTGGTTCAAATTTACCATCGGGTATAGCTGGACAGTTATATCCACAAGTAGCTACAGTCTCTTATCCAACGCCACGAGCATTGAACACAAATGCTTTTCAACCTTCTGTAACTGGTGTTCCGCAACAGGTGCAACAGAATGTACCTTCATCGTCTACAAAGCAAAGAGTTTTCACAGGCACTGTTACCAAAGTACACGATAATTTTGGTTTTGTAGATGAAGATGTATTTTTCCAAACTAGGTAAGCACAGAAGTTtaacctatttttttttcatatttttctagaaagaatttataaatttataattttgataaatttcaataaatctattttgctttttctttCAGTGCATGTGTGAAGGGATCTAATCCTGTAGTAGGAGATCGTGTGCTTGTAGAGGCATCGTATAATCCTTCTATGCCGTTCAAATGGAATGCCACTAGAATACAAGTGCTCCCTATGAGTAATAATAGCAACAATGCAAATACTCAACAAACTAACCAATCAAACCGTcaacaacaacagcaacaacaacagccAAATAGGACATCGAGCACTTACAATGCTGTACCGCCTCCTACAGAAAATCCCAACAATAGGTAAAGTGATTATTAttgtctttattaattacattattgtataatttatacctacattttaattgtataatctattatttttattattacttggTTTATAATTATCCAAATCTTAAATATTGAGTATTAAAGTCATTTAATATAgcttgtataattaatactataatatattgagaTCCAATAATTCATAAGTTTGTGGATCTACTTACTAGTAAAAtcttattgaatatattgaaaataaagttcaagtttcaacaaatattttaaatatttggttCCAAAGATTTTGTGTAAGTAATATGTAAAATCACTTTAATATGATGTGCAATATTCTGTTactaataaagtttttttacattatattgtagTAGGTTCACAACCAGTACAACAAATTCCAACACTACCAGTAATCGTAACAAGGTTGGTAGAGTAAGAGAAAGATCTCCACGCGAGCGAAGAAACGATGACGAAGAAATAGAACGGAAGAGACGTCGCGAAGAGAGAATAAGAGAACGCGAGAAGAAGGAGGATCGAAGCCCATCAAGGACTAGAAGAAGCAAATCGCCCAGACCTCGTCGGCGTGCGAGAGTAGTACCGCGTTACATGGTGCAAATACCAAAAATCGCACTCGACctgtaagtataatatatagtttattttacgTGGCGGACGTGTATCCATTAGCAGAGTTTTATTACTGCTTATTATCACAGGCCTGAAGCAGATGTTCTTGAGATAAGAAGACGTtatcaaaatatgtacattccTAGCGACTTCTTTTCAACTAACTTCAGATGGGTCGATGCCTTTCCACCACATATGCCATTTACCCTTAATAAACCATGCTCCTTCCATGTTACGCATAAAGACGTCGATCCGTGTAATGAAAATACAGCGGTACTAGAACCCTCGGATGCTGATTATCTGTTCTCTGCAAAGGTCTGTCAAGAAGTTGTGTTGCGATTGTCTTTATAGGACATGAGACGGGCGATTTCAAATTTCGAATCTATGCGTCGATATTTATAGCGTGATAgggcatatacatacatacgtacatgcATGCATGTCAAAATGATTTTGCGtactgaatatattttaattgctttttagGTCATGCTCATATCTATGCCTGCCATGGAAGAGATATACAAAAGATGTTGTGGTGTTTCCGAAGATAGGGATCCCGATCGCGATTACGTTCATCCTACGCGCcttataaatttcttagtAGGCTTACGGGGCAAAAACGAAACAATGGCCATAGGTGGGCCATGGAGTCCCTCATTAGACGGGCCTAATCCTGAAAAAGATCCGTCTGTATTAATTAGGACAGCCGTGAGGACTTGTAAAGCACTTACCGGCATAGATTTATCCAGCTGCACTCAGTGGTACGCTTTTTCAAGTAGCAATACTTTTTGttgaatgtataatattctaaagCACTTTTACAAAATTGCTTCTTTAAAGCCCCgatttgttacaaaaaacGATGTAGTATCACTGAATTTTTCTTCTCGTGTATATTGCACATTTACATTCcaacaatattatttcgcAAACAAATACAAAAGGTCACAATtatggaattttttatattttttttaaacttgctcattttttttcttttttattatctaagttacatttttaaatttttatttcttatacgacgtaaaaacaaacatttgaaaaaaatcagaataGGACATTATAGCGTTAAGGTATATATCTATGATAGATGTATTATTCACTATTTCGATAGAGAGAAACTTTAACATCAGTTCTCTGATTTGATAAACTAAGATTGTAGCTCGATTTCTCTTCGTTGGAGGTATGTATTTAGTCTCTAAATACGAGCGACCGATGGAGATTGCTGCACAGGATCCCGGTTTCAAGCACACCCTCCCATCGACGATGATATATGAGCAGTCGCGGCAGACAAATCATCACTAttgttctattattattattattattattattataattataatatgattgtGACCCATTAAGTtgtgctttctctctctcaaatgGTCTCTACGTTGTGCGCTGTACGTGGCTTTGTATGCAGTGCGTGGGCTTTACGAACAAGCGAACGAACACTTAGCATATAAGGCAACGCTAAGCGCCATTAACCTGAGTTGACGTTTGGGTATTGTTTTTCCTTGCGGCACAGGTACCGCTTCCTGGAACTCTACTACAGACGCGCAGAAACGACCCACAAGTCCGGGCGAGTGGTACCCTCTCGCGTTGAAACCGTCATACTATTTCTCCCAGATGTTTGGAGCTGTGTACCTACCAGATTGGAATGGGACGGGCTACAACTCAACTATAAGAAACAACTGGAGCGAAAGCTGCTGCGTGCCTCCTCTAACACCGACGATTTGGATGCTGCCAATGAGACTGATGAGGCTGCCGTCACTGATCAAAAGGCACTGCCAACATCATGCCATTTTAtacctttttatatttatatttatatatatttatatatatatatatatatatatactcgtgCCACCGTTTCTTCCCATTACtaaactaaattttcaataGGCTATACTTGTCCATCGATCCTATTAGCTCAATCTATCTCGGGCATTATTTCttgtctttgttttttttctcttttttttcttttttttttcttttccttgtTTTATGCAATTCATTGCATTTATTGTcagttgcaaaaaaaattcataatttagaTATGTTGGATTATAATGCACAGATATGTTGTGACAGTAgtctaaaaaaacaaatatgttaGTGAATGATTAGACTCTTTGCTTTTTGAATGAAATACATGTTTATAGATTTGATATTTTCCATAAGagaagacattttattttatggaatAAGTAACATTTGTATTGCAAAAGCATCATATACAATTCTTAACAAGTTATTTAATAAGCACAGTTTAAGTGTATATATCTCATAACTTATATTAAGGTTgttttattctgtatataagTTAACGAGAAATTCTCAATGTAAGCACTTTTAAATGTCGGAGAGGATCGACGGATAATGTATCGCTCCCTTAGCCAATGGCAGTCACATTGCATTAACAAGAGAAGCAAGCAAGCCTAGCTCGGAGAAGAGCGCAGCTGAGCCATTCCCTTTCCTGAAACCTTCACCAACATTGAGAAAATCTCATTCAAAAGTTTTCATTTAATCATCGTTATATACTACAACCTTGTTGATATTATCCATAACACACAGACACCAGAGCCAGGACACTATGAGATTCTAGCAGTTATTGAGTCATACTTGACGGTCATCGTGAATGAAGATATGTTTATATCGTTACAATGCGAGAGAGAATGTTGAAAATAGTAGAGAGTGATGAAAGAATGAAGAGGGAGTGGTTTCGTTTCGTTATAGGGGCTGCTTCTGTTTTTGTAGTTTTTTTCTCTGGGCTTTTTACTTCTACTTCTTCATTAACAtgtactttcttttttcaggATGATTCTATGCCTGAGAAGAAAGATCCTACGCATTATTCTGAGCTAGATCCGAAATCGATGAACGTTAGTACTTAAAGGCacttaataaaacttatttctattttattactttttttaaaatggaaattcaacatattttattccaaTACAGGTAAACGAATTGCGTCAAGAATTGGCAGCTCGTAATTTGAGTTCGAAAGGCTTGAAGTCACAATTGCTGGCGAGACTTGTGAAGGCTGTAAAGTCAGAACAAGCCAAAGAGGAAGGTCGGCAAGATGAAGATGACAATGAAGAAGATATTTCGCCATCGAAAGAAGAggatgataaaaaattcagagataacaaagatgtaaataatagatatatttacaaaattatagttatgcatatatatatatatatatatatatatatatatatatatatatataaaatgtattaaattatatcctGAAAATATctgacatttttaatatttatctacttAGCATGATGAAGATAAGAGAAAGCTTTACGAACGTGAACGTGCCGTACTCGAGAAGAGGTATACTTTGCCCGATTCGTCGCATATTATTGTTCATCCTTCTAGAATGGCCAAGAGTGGAAAATTTGATTGCACAGTCATGTCTTTGAGCGTATTGTTAGACTATAGACCGGAAGATACCAAggttgttaatttatttaaaaattatttttgtttattttaagaaatataatttctatgtaAATCTTTTGTACACAGGAGCATTCCTTTGAAGTATCTCTTTTTGCTGAATTGTTCAATGAAATGTTGATGCGAGATTTCGGTTTCCGCATTTATCGTTCATTATCCAGTCTCCCTGAAAAAATTAAGGAGAAGGACGAAGATAAGAAGAAAGATAAGAAGGACGATAAGAGAGATGACAAGAAAGATGATAAGAGAAAGGAAGATGAGAAGAAAtctaaaaaagatgaaaagcGGGATGataagaagagagaagaaactaAAGATAAGAAGGATGATAaagatgcaaaaaataaaatggatgacaaagataaagaaaaggaTAAAAATGATGATGAAGAGGAAGATGAAGAAGATGAATctgatgtaaaaatttattctttatattatttattttagtctactattctaatatatttctttaagcgaactgaaaatttttttataagtacaaATGGATTTATggaatgtgtataatatatgtaaatgtgtttatatattttatggcttattatgtataacttgtatttatattatgtattacttGTACAGGATGACGATTCTGTGAAAGATGGTAGAAGGGACAGAGACAAAGAtgggaagaaaagaaaaacaaaactaTACACATACGATCCTTACCTTCTACTGTCATTTGTGTATTTCGATCAAACACATTGtggatatatatttgataaggACATAGAAGAACTTATTTATACTCTGGGATTGAATTTATCAAGAGCTCAAGTACGAAAATTAGTACAAAAGGTTGTTACGAGAGATTCTTTGCATTATCGCAAATTGACGGATAAATCAAAAGAAGATGATTTAAAAGATGAGAAGAAGGatgataaagaaaatgataGAGGTGAATCGGCCAAAACAGAGAATGAGGAAGAGATATTGCGTTCACTTGCCCTTGGTAATGCATCttcttaacataaaatattattacaatataatatatatatatatatatatatatatatatatatatatatatatatatatgtcaatta from the Anoplolepis gracilipes chromosome 11, ASM4749672v1, whole genome shotgun sequence genome contains:
- the LOC140671461 gene encoding cell division cycle and apoptosis regulator protein 1 isoform X2 — protein: MSNLPFGGGKNPPWVRNAGQGIQNIQQQMLGQAMGSIGGQPMVQYQQQTQQVYQQSLGLQQPNITMASMATLGSNLPSGIAGQLYPQVATVSYPTPRALNTNAFQPSVTGVPQQVQQNVPSSSTKQRVFTGTVTKVHDNFGFVDEDVFFQTSACVKGSNPVVGDRVLVEASYNPSMPFKWNATRIQVLPMSNNSNNANTQQTNQSNRQQQQQQQQPNRTSSTYNAVPPPTENPNNRFTTSTTNSNTTSNRNKVGRVRERSPRERRNDDEEIERKRRREERIREREKKEDRSPSRTRRSKSPRPRRRARVVPRYMVQIPKIALDLPEADVLEIRRRYQNMYIPSDFFSTNFRWVDAFPPHMPFTLNKPCSFHVTHKDVDPCNENTAVLEPSDADYLFSAKVMLISMPAMEEIYKRCCGVSEDRDPDRDYVHPTRLINFLVGLRGKNETMAIGGPWSPSLDGPNPEKDPSVLIRTAVRTCKALTGIDLSSCTQWYRFLELYYRRAETTHKSGRVVPSRVETVILFLPDVWSCVPTRLEWDGLQLNYKKQLERKLLRASSNTDDLDAANETDEAAVTDQKDDSMPEKKDPTHYSELDPKSMNVNELRQELAARNLSSKGLKSQLLARLVKAVKSEQAKEEGRQDEDDNEEDISPSKEEDDKKFRDNKDHDEDKRKLYERERAVLEKRYTLPDSSHIIVHPSRMAKSGKFDCTVMSLSVLLDYRPEDTKEHSFEVSLFAELFNEMLMRDFGFRIYRSLSSLPEKIKEKDEDKKKDKKDDKRDDKKDDKRKEDEKKSKKDEKRDDKKREETKDKKDDKDAKNKMDDKDKEKDKNDDEEEDEEDESDDDDSVKDGRRDRDKDGKKRKTKLYTYDPYLLLSFVYFDQTHCGYIFDKDIEELIYTLGLNLSRAQVRKLVQKVVTRDSLHYRKLTDKSKEDDLKDEKKDDKENDRGESAKTENEEEILRSLALGNKKLLPVFVGSGPPSKRARREDCILEKSDEETIPEGIVLYKGSLLDVEKLVSQLKRSEKARLDTEDRMMEIQHELTVVNEKSTKQTNNIKSLSEDLKMYKDKLRSTEEKLKKVSTDCHTYLTAVKNMYQIAAKIMQIDTRKVEIVEIQDEKMGSEINGSETENKFKTDTRWGDSKVQVKKESVDIDKDKKSDNKTSVKKEIIEMDKEKK
- the LOC140671461 gene encoding cell division cycle and apoptosis regulator protein 1 isoform X1, which produces MSNLPFGGGKNPPWVRNAGQGIQNIQQQMLGQAMGSIGGQPMVQYQQQTQQVYQQSLGLQQPNITMASMATLGSNLPSGIAGQLYPQVATVSYPTPRALNTNAFQPSVTGVPQQVQQNVPSSSTKQRVFTGTVTKVHDNFGFVDEDVFFQTSACVKGSNPVVGDRVLVEASYNPSMPFKWNATRIQVLPMSNNSNNANTQQTNQSNRQQQQQQQQPNRTSSTYNAVPPPTENPNNSRFTTSTTNSNTTSNRNKVGRVRERSPRERRNDDEEIERKRRREERIREREKKEDRSPSRTRRSKSPRPRRRARVVPRYMVQIPKIALDLPEADVLEIRRRYQNMYIPSDFFSTNFRWVDAFPPHMPFTLNKPCSFHVTHKDVDPCNENTAVLEPSDADYLFSAKVMLISMPAMEEIYKRCCGVSEDRDPDRDYVHPTRLINFLVGLRGKNETMAIGGPWSPSLDGPNPEKDPSVLIRTAVRTCKALTGIDLSSCTQWYRFLELYYRRAETTHKSGRVVPSRVETVILFLPDVWSCVPTRLEWDGLQLNYKKQLERKLLRASSNTDDLDAANETDEAAVTDQKDDSMPEKKDPTHYSELDPKSMNVNELRQELAARNLSSKGLKSQLLARLVKAVKSEQAKEEGRQDEDDNEEDISPSKEEDDKKFRDNKDHDEDKRKLYERERAVLEKRYTLPDSSHIIVHPSRMAKSGKFDCTVMSLSVLLDYRPEDTKEHSFEVSLFAELFNEMLMRDFGFRIYRSLSSLPEKIKEKDEDKKKDKKDDKRDDKKDDKRKEDEKKSKKDEKRDDKKREETKDKKDDKDAKNKMDDKDKEKDKNDDEEEDEEDESDDDDSVKDGRRDRDKDGKKRKTKLYTYDPYLLLSFVYFDQTHCGYIFDKDIEELIYTLGLNLSRAQVRKLVQKVVTRDSLHYRKLTDKSKEDDLKDEKKDDKENDRGESAKTENEEEILRSLALGNKKLLPVFVGSGPPSKRARREDCILEKSDEETIPEGIVLYKGSLLDVEKLVSQLKRSEKARLDTEDRMMEIQHELTVVNEKSTKQTNNIKSLSEDLKMYKDKLRSTEEKLKKVSTDCHTYLTAVKNMYQIAAKIMQIDTRKVEIVEIQDEKMGSEINGSETENKFKTDTRWGDSKVQVKKESVDIDKDKKSDNKTSVKKEIIEMDKEKK